The following proteins are co-located in the bacterium genome:
- a CDS encoding N-acetyltransferase: EITAATIVDRLHHILADGFPWIVLENEKTILGYAYATKFRDREAYRYTAESTVYLDPGQTGRGYGAWLYRELLDRLKHRGIHVVIGVISLPNPASVRLHESLGFTQTAHLQQVGFKFGQWIDVGDWQLIL; this comes from the coding sequence AGAGATCACAGCAGCCACGATCGTCGATCGTCTGCATCATATACTGGCCGACGGCTTTCCCTGGATTGTGCTGGAAAATGAAAAGACCATCCTCGGTTATGCCTATGCGACGAAATTTCGCGATCGGGAGGCGTACCGGTACACGGCGGAGAGCACGGTGTACCTCGATCCCGGACAAACCGGGCGCGGCTACGGCGCCTGGCTGTATCGGGAATTGCTCGATCGGTTGAAACACAGGGGCATCCATGTGGTGATCGGCGTCATCAGCCTGCCCAATCCGGCCAGCGTCCGGTTGCATGAATCACTTGGTTTTACACAAACGGCGCATCTGCAGCAGGTGGGCTTCAAGTTTGGTCAATGGATCGATGTCGGCGACTGGCAGTTGATCCTGTGA